The genomic region CATGAATTCCTctcttattattcattattgttattcatAAGTCAGATCATCCCATTGTTTTTTcgatttttgtaaatttggaGTAATCTTGTTTTAGACTCAATTTGATATTCTCCATTATTTTGTGagactataaaatgaaaatcgcTTTAACTCCTAATCATTATCAAGATTCGGGATTGGACCAGTTCTTGGTTAAGACTATTGTTCCTCTCCCAATAATAGAGAGGATTATTTAATGCTTGTcaggatgaatgaataaatggatattATGATGCTGGCTTTATTAGTCTCGTGAcatcttcattcttcattttctattttgttCTAGGTGAGCGATAAATTTTCTCTCTGTTCTAAACCAAGCAGGAATACGTAAGTGAAACTATTATTTCCCAAACTATAAATGATTAAAGTTGAACGGTGCTAGCTTACTGGTACAGAATATAATCTATCTAAGTCATTATATCTTAAATTAGTATTCTATATATCTTGTACTATACTATTATCGGTACATTGACACTACTGCATTCCTATGATGAAATCTTGCAATATTTACTTCAGAACAGCTTATAGAAAGACTTCACAGAAGTGAAGCATTGACTGTTATAAGACACAGCAAAAATAACAACAGGCTGGGTTGATctagtgataattattatgaggaGCATTACAAACTTCGGTCTGCTAGCACCGCCTGATTCGTGGGTTTGAATCCCGCCGATAGCATGGACGTTCGATCATTTCATCAATTCACTAACACActtccattacccacgcacaagcaaaaagctcatatgagcatcatccgcaatgggaaaataaacttttattaTACAAGAGCTAAATTATCTAACGGCCAAAGAAGTGCCAATTGTCTACTTTTGGCAATAATATAAGGAGCAGATACAGATGGTGGAGATGAGGTCGATCTTGGTAGTAGTTTAAGTATCAATTGTTTGATATGAGACAGGGTGTTTTTGAGAAGAGCAATGAATATGACCAACTCAGAGTTTTGTTTCCAtgttcattgaaaataaaaaaatgtatatatatatatatatgtgtgtgattttttttctttagggatactcttgaatataaatagattgataaTTGACTTGATGAtaaatggcatcatatagccgaaacatgttgtgactaaacaattttaaaagggtacttaaatttatatttttatttatactgaatttatttgcataatgaaaatatatttctcaagaCTTGCAGTCTACACCAAAATAAACTTTCCTAAATTAACAATAACTGGCTTGTCAGTCATCATCATACAATGTTTTGGAGTGTAATAAGCAAAGTTCCTTCCTTAGTATATGAATAATAAACAGAAaacatattataaaaacaattttatttcaacttctaCTTCATATAGGAACTTggaaaacataaaaaattgtataaaaacaaCAGACACCACAAAATATGCTCGTAGCAGTAACGAATTATTTGGCATGAGTTAGTGATGCTTCTTGTAGTGGATGGGGTGGATGCTGTGGCCGTGCTTCTTGACGACGGCGTTGAATCCGTTGTGCTTGTCGGCCTTGTAGTGGACCTCGCGGATGGTGCCGTCCGgctccaccagcttgtagaatCCGTGCAGGTCGTCGCCCTTACGAGCCTCGTGCTGCGACTTCACATCGTGAGTGTGTGGATCATGCACCTCGTACTCGAATTTGTAGTGGGCCGGGGCCTGGCAACACAGAAAAATTGAGGCTATTATTTGTAGATCTTgatcaagaatagtatataactatatactattcttgggtCTTAATAGGGGAGACATGTGAAGTTGAGAGAgttaattcataatattcatttattgattttaagATGCACAATTATTCATTGGATTGATTGaggaggaccaacaggcacagtcAGAAACTGAGTTGTAAGGTTTTGTTTGTGTAGACTTAAGAGATTTCATTTATATGATTGGATCACATtattgtttgataataatgtcaTCGATATTGATCACAATTGGAATTATTCATAGGCTTTGATAGGGGAGACTCGAAGTTGATAATTTCTAAAATTCGTGGAGACTTGGGACATTTGAAGATGTGGCATATTGGATTGCATTATtgttggaatttacaaaatgcaTGCGTTGATTGTTATCAAATATCATGCGTTGATAACAATATCGCACATGCTGCCTCAACAAAGCTGTATTCAACGAAGTAATTCTAGTCAGAAccaatattataatgatgattTCTAGTATCTAAAAGCAACTACGACGTTTTaacttataattattgttttctcaaggagaagaaagaaatatttcaagAGGCTTtgttatttttgatattttacaTTATGTTATATGTGGAGACTTGATAGAACGTGAGGAGTATGAGATGAGTCGACCCAAAATTAGATATGAAGAAGGAAGATGTCATAAAATGATGAGAGAACAAAGGGAGATAGTTGaaagttcaatataaatttagaaatggactaacatttaaaaataaaatagaaaatgtatAAAGCAGGTAGAATTTCGGATGCATCTTTCTTTAAAAAGATgagaatgaatttattgtgaatGATTATGGCTTGAAGGAGGAAATGCTATGGACTCTATGGAAACACATGCAGAAATTCATATAACTGGtaatttaattattgttattcaatgGTGTGTTACTTGTTTTTGCTACAATCTAAATAagattatagaaatagaaatgataacACATTTAGATATATACTTAAAGAAATAGATAAATACTTTCACAACATTCAATCCTTAGCAAACTCAGGGTAACCCAAGCTTCTTTTGCATTTGTTTGCaacttatttattcaaatgaaagGTAGACTTATTGTACGTTATGGAACACGATGTGAATTTCTGAGATAATTGCGAAAAATGTAGCTCCTCTTGCAATTTTCGTGCTACTCACGTGATAATCGACGTCAACATGACCGTGATGTCCGCCGTGATTCTCGTAGCCGTGAGCGGGGGCGGCTGCAGCTGCTGCCACGGGAAGAGCATGTAGGGGGGCGGAGGCGTGAGCTAGGGGGTGGTGATGTTGTGGGTAGGGAGCAGGAGAGGGGTAGCCAGTGCACAGCTGAGCCAGCAGGGTGACGCCTAAAGCGTACACTGCCACGGTTGACTGAAAAAGTGATAGGAAAAATTAGATTCAATTGGAGTTTTGATTGCAGTAATACATGAAAAGATCTATGTAATTGAAATACATCacataaaatcaaatcaaatcgaataaaatgttattattattatttcaaaaacaataaaaaccaATAACTGTCAATGTAGTTTTCTTGAGATACACTCTTACAATAGTGAAAGGCATACATCGTATCTAATTTGCATTGAAAATTATCcatatattgaaatatattacatattaGCACGAAGATCACAGGGtaatttgttgaatgaatagagaaaaaatcaataaaactttCCACAGAAACGTGACAGTAGAAAAGTAGATATTGACATTTTCCACTTTCGCCGGATATTGTTTTTCCTTTTGAAGTGTTATCAAGtgtgtttatttttcaaaaattccagACCACTAAAATACATGACGCACCCAATGCATTGGAAAATGATACAAAACATGCTGCCATAAAGCATGTAGTAGTGTTCCTCAAAGTCGATCTTTCCGTGATAAATATATTATGAGAATCTACCAAAATACATACAGagatcaattcaataaaaatgcttTGAAAgtgttgattgaatgaaaaaatcagTGAGTTATTTCAGTCAGTTTCAAGTGGCTTTTTGTCACGCTGAATTTTGAAACAATCACTATACTGATAAACTTTTACATTACATGTAGAAATCATGAATGAGGTGAAATCCTTAAActttataatcaaattaatcaaaCAGCCTGAAGTATAGAATATTAAGAAGTATTCAGACACAATATTATCTATCACAATTTATAGAGAAAAATATCACCCAAAGCTTAAATGACTCACTTGTGTGGATCAAAGAATAAGACGGTGATAAGAATACACAAAATGAATTGCAATCTatgaatttttcattccaataggAAACTCAgagaaaatcaaaaatataaatagaaatgaaaaatctcAGTAACCTTTTTCGAGttattttatcacatgtttcaaaattgtgataaaataaatctaaaaaggaagatttttatttctatttatattacaagtagccctaaacagaaaagatacaataaaatcaaaaatgttttcctgttcTCAATGTTTCCATAACCTCAACAGAAGTCTGTTTTCTCATAGCTATAAGTCGTGTTACAAATCgtaatgttattgatattatgGATTGCATAAACTAGGCTTAAACATTCGACTGAAAGCCCTCTACATATTATAATCCAGACAAGGACAGACTAGACTGTTGACCGCGTTAAATCGTCGTCcattttccattcaattttgcCGCCAAACCGTGTCTAGAAAAATGTATTAGTTTCCAAATAAATTGTCCTTGAAATTACTGCACACTAGTTTTTCTCAACTCCTACTGAAATATGGTTTTGTAACCATTTTCTTTTTGAAATGCCGGCATATTTATAGGAATTGTAGCATAATATTCTAGTTTGTTGTTGCaaagatatttttattgtttctgGCGTGTTAAGGTGTGCAATGTTTCCGCATGATTGATTTTCTCAACTATAATATCGGGATTTTCATGTTGCAAAGCCAATTTCAGTACAATTCGATATTAGATACGCAACGGGAACCGTACGCATGAATTCAATAAACTCTGGAATAGCTTATTATAATAAAACCGTTTTCAAtatgataatatcatattgGTATCGCACGATATTTGTTTCCAGTTCGAAGTTTTGTTTTGGAGAAAGCAGTCTTTGTTTTTTACTAACTGTGATTGTGAATAACTGTGTCGGAGAAGGAAATCGAGAGTATTGAATAGTTACTAGATGAAATTCAAACGTTCTGGAGAATTGAAACGCACTCCTAAAAACGTATTGTTTGCGGAAAGCAGCAATTCTTGCCCCAAATTTCCCCTACATATGATTCTCTCAAATTTGggaaaaatcatcaaaaatgagTGGGCCTACTAAAATGAGATGCGATTGTTTCAATACGCCAATAAGGAAGACAGTATTGACAGATAATCCAATCTCTTAGTTTTCTCAGACCTGTAACTCAGGTATCAGGTACTACATATCCTCCTCTCCAATGAAGAGAATTAACAGATTAAACCTGTATGGGTGATGATTTTATGAAGCTGCAAAAAGCTAACTGGAGATTGCACAGACTTCATGATTTTGTTCATTTATAATGGTATCAGTGGTATTGGCTTCTTATTTCCTTTCGTTCTCTTGCTTGGTGTAGAGGGTCTGTTGAAAAGCAACGTTGATAATATACAATTATggatcattttcatttatttgaaatccGTGTGGTTCGATACGAACCTGAAACTCAAGACTTTATGATATACTTGTAGACAACAGAAAGCTCTCTAGTCTTTACTCTTCGATAGCTTCAGTTTTTAAAAGTTTGTTAtctgttttaaatttttatcgaATCTCTTGGGTTTGTATAACTACATTATTCTCTCCACTCGCTAATCATTCCATGAATCACCGGTTCCTATCCATTATTCATGATCTTCACAAAAATACATTCGATTGTTTATGTTCATGTCTTCCTAAACCCATGATGTTTACTGAAGtccttttaaaattattgtccATACAACTGCATGCAAATAGattcaatcatttgaatattataataaaaacaatcaTCGCTTTCcaaattataaatacaaatGTAAGTGacattatttgtagaaatacaGGAGAATTACCTCTAATTTTCTTAACAGGAATTTGTTGACAACGGTAATGGTATATTGCTGCAGTTCAGATGAGATTGAGCCATAAAAAGTTGCAAGAAATTTTGAGACAATAGATAATGTTTTAACAATGTATTCATTCACAAAGTGAATCTTCTTAGAGAATGTCTCGAGAGAACATGATGTCGATATCCACggttctgagatttacataatatgAACAAAAATCTTTGGTGACGCAAATCTATTAAGCgagattttttaattataacaGATACTTCAGATCAGGAATACAAAGAAATCATGACAATAAATAATCTGAGATTTACACGAAGTCACGAGCATGATTCAAGATgcaatgaatcaatgaataattgtgCTTTTCtatatttgaaaatgtatttggAATAGACTGAGATTATTTATTTTCGTGGAGATCATGTCGAGGTACCAAAATAGTCGACGAAACAACTTTGAGTAATTTATTTTGGAATTCATACGAATGGAGAATTATCTTTAAGAATGTTTTAGAAGTTGATGATGTTCACCTGTATTAGATTTCAGATCTCTGTAGAGAATTGGAGAGATATCAGGTTATCTAAGATCTACACTTATTGCACAGAAAATCAAGGAAGACCGGAAAAATTTGAAGAGTTCGCTCTCAAAAGATGTCAAATTATAATGTGATATAATGAACAGCTTCAGTGAATAACCTCAAACCTGGATTTGTAGTTTTCATTCAGTTCCTATGATGAAAGCAGATAATGTGAAGAATGATAACTATTGTATATGAACTATTCCTGATTTTTACTCGAAAAGAGATCATTTTGAAAGACTTTATTAACGGTAGGTTATCTGAGGTCCTTACTAACTGACCTGAAAACCCTTAGAAATGCAATTCATAGAATCATAGAGTCAAAGAATTATTGAGTTTCTTACCACTTTATAGCAGATAATCTATGGATATGTAAGTGAAGTTTATGTGTtaatataaaagtaaaaaaGATTGATATTCACTTGTGGAGAGATCATTTTGTTGAACTCTAGAGTTGGCTGATTATCCAAGTACTAACTGCACTGAAAAACCTTCGAATTGCAATTTCAGTCCTAATTGAAGAATTAAGTTCTTTGTGACTGCATTATAGCAGATAACATGCATGTAAAAGTGAgaagaatttatattttaccTGTAAAGAGATCATGTTGTGAGATTTCAGAGTCGATCCAAACAACTGCACAGAGCGTCCTTTGATGCAAAACTGTGTGGTGGAAGGTTGGCGGAGGTATGAGATCGGTCTGCAGTGGACACCGTATTATAATCCACGGCACTTCACTTTACTATGGACTCTATAGCCTGGCAACTATACCTATAAATAGGTGTGGAAACAGTGCAGCGGCCTTGGTCCTATATAGTGCGACATTCACTCTATTTGGATATTTGTTGGGTGGGAAAGAAAGTATGGTGGAGTGAAAGGGGATTAAAGGTGAAAGAAGGTGATATGAAGGtgtagaagaaaaaaaaatgagtgggagaaagagaagaatatgGAGATGGAGAGGGAAGAAATATGGAGAAATttattaagaagaagaagacgagagAGAAGGTGATGAGTAGGTTATGTTGGCAAAGTTGTAGAATCAGGATTAAGGATGAATAGGtagaagaataatattgaacatttatCGAGGTGAGGGAAGAATATGATTGAGAGGTTATAGGAGGTAACATTCAATTGGATTTTAGAACTTTTCTTCATGTACGTGAATGTTCATGATGtaagtatttcacattaattcaTTATaactaaaagtaaattcgtatggcttttgttggtggggagtcccttgcgggaaggtcccaccgcctgaatatataatttaagccgtcaatgggccttacgactgtcatacttcagccaggaccgacagtttaacatgcccgtccgataacacgggagtgatctggttaaaaaacttttagtaatgagagggtttgagcccgggatctctatgctgctacgcaggcactctatccactagaccacggatcactccattcattataacaaactagCAATGTATCAACaatccaataattaatttcacaaagtatgaactgaggaataattgaaaaatataaggaGAAAAATTCAATAGAAAGTGCTTAGTATTTTGTATCATATagtttttcatcttttcaaattGACGAGGGTTCATTTGTTGAACGTCTATTGTAGGGAAGGAATATCAAAAACTTTTATTTCTTACGATTCTTTATtggaagagaaaataaatataagaagATCTATCGAGAGGAAGAATATGAGAGAGCAGAATGTGGAGATGTCAATATTATACTAAAAGAAACATTGAATTAGATTGAATAGAAATGATTCTTGGGTTATTATTATCCATCCATCTGGATCACTTTGAAACGCAGGCATTTCTATAAAATTACtattttatagattatattttataacaaaAACTATTTAAAGAATTtgagagaatattattttagagttattgaaaaatttgaagatgTAATGCAATTTGAATTACGAAAGTATATAATATTGTCTCTCAACCACATCGGCAATGCTTTAACAGAAAACCTGCAATTCTCAAAAAATGATATCTAAGGATATCTTTCAACATTCCCAAAATGGAGATTGGATTTGAGTTCtctattcatgtatgttacaatatatattaaCTTATACACCAATTCACATCAAATGacagtattgctaattattcTACGAATTCTACAAagtatggaaaatttattgatcaaaataaatattgaatgcaatttaaaTACCAATAGTTATATTTCGATGTATTGCGAAGCCCCCTGCCGAGCGCGAAGCGAGTATGGTGGAGAGGTTATACTGAAAAGAGATAGGATTAAATTATACTTTTTCATTCCCTTgtattcaaaattgttttttcactttataaTATTTAGCAATTTACTAACTATTCAATGGACGTatgaattgatgaatagatTTTAATTAtgggttgaaaataaaaatttattgaaatgtaatATATTATGGAGATTTAATTGGATATGGATTCAATTTGGTGATGATGTAGCCTATTTGTATTCCGTTGTTCTACATGAAGGGAGAATTTTGAACATATcaaagtttatttttcaaaaatatatctgtcctttttaaaaaaaaaaccttaGGATCTCTGAGGGTTTGTGAGCGTTCACATAAAACGAAGAACGAAAATCGATAAATGTTACTtgtaaggagaagaagaaaatacgAAGCAGCAGAAGACTACGCAGTAATTAGATTGATGAAGGAGGGAGAAGAAAATGATCTtaggaaaagaaggagagaaggaaaaagaatAATGCTTATGGAAAAAGAGCAGAAAGGAGCATACGCAATTgttgcaaaattgaaaaattgttagAAGAAAATGGACAATTTTCATGGGAGGATAAAATTAGGAATCTTCGCTCCAAACACTTATATTACAAAACTGGTACTTGAAGTAAGCTCAATGCAGTATATTACTAAACTACACGAGAAAAAAGTATGTTGGTAAACTGGTAACTGAAAGTTAACCTACGTTTAGTGCAAATTGTTTTGGCTTACTTTtactctctgtatttttatcaCTTCTTGAGTTTTATCTGTTTAAAATCACCCTGCTGTTGCAGGTTGCAGGTTATTTGATGGGTTTTACTTTTGACTTATGTCACAGTTGGGTGGAGCTGGCTGTACAAGTTGAGAAACAGTTAATTGGATCGAATTTGAAATGGCAATAATTAATGACAATGTTTTCAATCTGATAATCGTCAATATTCAATTCgatttatattatatcaaatacagatttattttatattcgaTCATTAATGGTTaaatgattattcattcattcatacataaaACATAGGAAAGGTTGTGGGAGGGATAACAGCCGCCGTACAAAACTAGTTTTTCCTCTAAATTTTGAAAGAGAAATGTTCCAAAAAAGTTCTCCAAGTTCACCTTCTACTGCCTTATATTATCTTAATATTTATTCTCTTTGGTATTATTCACAATGATGAATTTCTCTTGAATTTTTTGTCTCTCCATTCGAACGATATTGTATAtcgtatatatttatattgtggAAGAATCAATGGGTGTGCCTACTGTTATTCTAAGAACCAGATACATTGcacaattcacaattttttcatGGTCAATTTTGAGCCACACTTAATATTTGAGAAGTTGATTGACAAGTGACTTGCATGGTTGTCAATTTTCTCACCTACTCGACCTTTCACGGATTCCACAAAATCGTAGGTGAGTAATCGATTAACGAAGGTGCTGTaccatttattcattcttcagaCATGTTCAAATTCTTCAATCTGACAGAATTATCCTATtctattaagcgagcaatttctgtatttatatatctggctatttttatatctggttatttttatatctggctatttttatatctggttatttatgtttaacggatctcgataacggctctaacgattttcacgaagtttggaacatagtaggttcatgatataaagattcgattgcactagatctcatccttgagaaaactcgctgaacgacattaaaaggataattcatccttggctgaaacagctgtgaataataaaaaagtgagtatgtggaaaatcaaaatatcgcatccccgaaattcataagatgacgtatagccagctgtgaaatataaacacgatca from Nilaparvata lugens isolate BPH chromosome 11, ASM1435652v1, whole genome shotgun sequence harbors:
- the LOC120348900 gene encoding cuticle protein 7-like, which gives rise to MISLQSTVAVYALGVTLLAQLCTGYPSPAPYPQHHHPLAHASAPLHALPVAAAAAAPAHGYENHGGHHGHVDVDYHAPAHYKFEYEVHDPHTHDVKSQHEARKGDDLHGFYKLVEPDGTIREVHYKADKHNGFNAVVKKHGHSIHPIHYKKHH